In one Streptomyces sp. T12 genomic region, the following are encoded:
- a CDS encoding WD40 repeat domain-containing protein, whose protein sequence is MTRVLERTDSRRLLLVIDQCEEALTAASADVAALTDVLSVENLPESLRILITLRADFLEPALAAPWLGPLVGHRIHALRPMNREQLREVITAPIAATPNVTYDEGLDDRILKDTGDAPGALPLLVMALDLLWREQTVHGRLTYEAYERIEGVTGALSREAERAWANTVTEADEPNARRLFTRLVQIPVAGSGAVARRPAARSEFAPAEWEIAQRLAATRLLVTGQGDTVELAHEALITGWPKLAAWVAEDHEFLAWRETVRLDLDRWRGAGEPAELLPSAVALATAQRWLTERADDIGDAERDFLERGHRRRRSAVRRRRGLFSAIGLITAAALVLGALFFYQRAVSEEQEAAANSRALASISTDQRLQDPALAIQLALAAYRTSPTDEAKNALLRYYAQYRSASRILSGTLGAVEDFRASEDGDVMLARTDTGRATLFVHAMGGTVRTEQLNGPPYVVYPLVSGDGGRVGYMAGRSLVWYDVRPGGHSLAGDHHQLPVEGPEFEAGTTDSEFAQLSADGRLLAAAGGTSVAWWDVDRRAFGGRITVPQARGGQLKRLWFGPDDDTLIALAVMADAKQRLLVIDRRTGSVRVLADSFEEAVVSGDGSSAVTCRSEQGGDRTAVYTGVRTSDGSRLGQFVNVDSSLCTPIALGPGGRYLALGSGTRKLVDLRLSMVTATFREPDESGAKLLSYARLVGEGSKLLLVTGNSTGIFCAEVATSPAQDMHRVDLTPDGRRVVALPSGGESIQLRTVGTSSEVIAQAPRIKPYWEGEDLTVFTKDGTLLAERAGVNKVAVRDAKSLRQVSVVTTVMPPEPVSDGHQPLLDYFFDHTGRLVTATGTMIQRWDSRTGRAVDDYDLNALGRVVTEQDVTRRNIKVSSYPAADRVSVVVTGDPYLRVIDLPSGRQTVRYDTNHNDNIAATFDPSGEHFALLRRSRNIELWDTDPLGRKIGPLPSFDFPAAAGFVTGEGRYMLAANNKIRIYRLGKRSYEASLDLGPYSERNVETPKYYFLDATPDGETLLYYRAGVSSVIYPLSLRPDSWADALCRVLGGRDLTRAERDSQPVPVPSEPVCP, encoded by the coding sequence GTGACCCGCGTCCTGGAGCGGACGGACAGCCGACGCCTGCTGCTCGTGATCGACCAGTGCGAGGAGGCGCTCACCGCCGCGTCGGCCGACGTCGCGGCGCTGACGGACGTCCTCTCCGTCGAGAACCTGCCCGAGTCGTTACGCATCCTGATCACGTTGCGCGCCGACTTCCTGGAACCCGCGCTGGCCGCTCCCTGGCTCGGCCCGCTCGTCGGCCACCGCATCCACGCGCTGCGCCCCATGAACCGCGAGCAGCTGCGTGAGGTGATCACCGCGCCGATCGCCGCCACTCCGAACGTGACGTACGACGAGGGGCTGGACGACCGGATCCTGAAGGACACCGGTGACGCGCCTGGAGCCCTGCCGCTGCTCGTCATGGCCCTGGACCTGCTGTGGCGCGAGCAGACCGTGCACGGGCGGCTGACGTACGAGGCGTACGAGCGGATCGAAGGGGTGACCGGCGCCCTCAGCCGCGAGGCGGAGAGAGCCTGGGCGAACACCGTGACGGAGGCGGACGAGCCGAACGCCCGGCGCCTGTTCACCCGCCTGGTTCAGATCCCGGTGGCGGGGTCCGGCGCGGTCGCCCGCAGACCCGCCGCCCGCTCCGAATTCGCCCCCGCCGAATGGGAGATCGCCCAGCGTCTCGCCGCCACCCGGCTGCTGGTCACCGGCCAGGGGGATACCGTCGAGCTCGCTCATGAGGCGCTGATCACCGGCTGGCCGAAGCTGGCCGCATGGGTGGCCGAGGACCACGAGTTCCTCGCCTGGCGCGAGACCGTGCGACTAGACCTGGACCGCTGGCGCGGCGCCGGCGAACCGGCCGAACTGCTGCCCAGCGCCGTGGCCCTGGCCACGGCACAACGCTGGCTCACCGAACGCGCCGACGACATCGGCGACGCCGAGCGGGACTTCCTGGAACGGGGCCACCGCCGACGCAGGTCAGCCGTCCGGCGCCGGCGGGGGCTGTTCTCGGCGATCGGGCTCATCACGGCCGCGGCCCTCGTCCTGGGGGCACTGTTCTTCTACCAGCGCGCGGTCAGCGAGGAACAGGAAGCTGCGGCCAACTCCCGGGCGTTGGCGAGCATCTCGACCGACCAGCGGCTCCAGGACCCGGCCTTGGCGATCCAGCTGGCGCTCGCGGCCTACCGCACGTCGCCGACGGACGAGGCGAAGAACGCGCTGCTGCGGTACTACGCCCAGTACCGGTCGGCCTCGCGCATCCTGTCCGGCACGCTGGGCGCCGTGGAGGACTTCCGGGCGAGCGAGGACGGCGACGTGATGCTGGCCCGCACCGACACGGGCAGGGCGACGCTCTTCGTCCACGCGATGGGCGGAACGGTACGCACAGAGCAGCTGAACGGGCCGCCGTACGTCGTGTATCCGCTGGTCTCGGGTGACGGCGGCCGGGTCGGCTACATGGCGGGCCGCTCGCTCGTCTGGTACGACGTGCGCCCGGGGGGACACTCCCTGGCGGGCGACCACCACCAGTTGCCCGTCGAGGGGCCGGAGTTCGAAGCCGGCACGACCGACTCGGAGTTCGCCCAACTGTCTGCGGACGGGCGGCTGTTGGCGGCGGCCGGCGGGACGAGCGTGGCGTGGTGGGATGTGGACCGGCGCGCCTTCGGCGGCAGGATTACCGTGCCCCAGGCACGGGGCGGTCAGTTGAAGCGCCTGTGGTTCGGGCCGGACGACGACACGCTCATCGCGCTCGCCGTGATGGCCGACGCCAAGCAACGGCTGCTGGTCATCGATCGCCGTACCGGCAGCGTCCGGGTCCTCGCCGACTCGTTCGAGGAGGCCGTGGTCTCGGGGGACGGCAGCTCCGCGGTGACCTGCCGTTCCGAGCAAGGCGGCGACCGTACCGCCGTCTACACGGGGGTGCGGACATCCGACGGCAGCAGGCTGGGGCAGTTCGTGAACGTGGACAGCTCCCTGTGCACGCCGATCGCCCTCGGTCCGGGTGGCCGCTATCTCGCGCTTGGTTCCGGCACCAGGAAACTCGTCGATCTACGGCTGTCCATGGTCACGGCGACGTTCCGCGAACCGGACGAGAGCGGGGCGAAACTGCTTTCGTACGCGAGGCTCGTGGGCGAAGGCTCGAAGCTACTGCTCGTCACCGGGAACAGCACGGGGATCTTCTGCGCCGAGGTGGCCACCTCGCCGGCGCAGGACATGCACCGGGTCGACCTGACGCCCGACGGCCGGAGGGTGGTCGCCCTGCCCAGCGGCGGGGAGTCGATACAGCTCCGGACCGTGGGCACCAGCAGCGAAGTGATCGCTCAGGCGCCACGGATCAAGCCCTACTGGGAGGGCGAGGACCTGACCGTCTTCACCAAGGACGGCACCCTGCTCGCCGAGCGCGCAGGCGTGAACAAGGTGGCGGTGCGCGACGCGAAGTCGCTCCGGCAGGTGTCCGTGGTCACGACCGTCATGCCGCCCGAGCCCGTGAGCGACGGACACCAGCCGTTGCTCGACTACTTCTTCGACCACACCGGCCGCCTCGTCACGGCCACCGGGACGATGATCCAGCGATGGGACAGCAGAACGGGCCGCGCCGTCGACGACTATGACCTGAACGCCCTGGGGCGCGTGGTGACGGAACAGGACGTCACCCGCCGAAACATCAAGGTCTCCTCCTACCCAGCCGCGGACCGGGTGTCCGTCGTCGTCACCGGCGACCCGTATCTGCGGGTCATCGATCTGCCCAGCGGGCGCCAGACGGTCCGGTACGACACGAACCACAACGACAACATCGCCGCGACCTTCGACCCGAGCGGCGAGCACTTCGCCCTGCTGCGCCGCAGCCGGAACATCGAATTGTGGGACACCGACCCGCTGGGCAGGAAGATCGGCCCCCTGCCGAGCTTCGACTTCCCCGCCGCCGCCGGCTTCGTGACCGGCGAGGGACGCTACATGCTGGCCGCCAACAACAAGATCCGGATCTACCGGCTCGGCAAGCGGAGCTACGAGGCATCACTCGATCTCGGGCCGTACAGCGAAAGAAACGTCGAGACGCCGAAGTACTACTTCCTGGACGCCACCCCCGACGGCGAGACCCTGCTCTACTACCGTGCCGGCGTCTCCAGCGTCATCTACCCGTTGTCGCTACGGCCCGACAGCTGGGCCGACGCGCTCTGCCGGGTGCTCGGCGGCCGTGACCTCACCCGGGCGGAACGCGACAGCCAGCCCGTCCCCGTCCCCTCCGAGCCCGTCTGCCCCTGA
- a CDS encoding SulP family inorganic anion transporter → MSGAHARGRTRSKGSALKKGGVQEKGGAPKWGGATSPKTGGAKPDLANEITASLVVFLVALPLCIGVAVASGVPAELGIISGVIGGLVVGVVRGSTLQVSGPAAGLAALVAETVLEHGVAMLGVIVLFSGILQIVLGVVRLGRMFQAISLAVVQGMLAGIGLPLMFSQAYPMADAKAPGTPIENMAGIPGLFADILTDSQAMIATLLGAATIGLSFLWKKVPGPAKKVPAALVAVGIGIAVAALPGVDVKTLQVGNLLASVQVPGAEQFAGLAEPAILTSILTFTVIASAESLFTAAAVDRMHSGPRTRYNTELIAQGAGNTVAGILGALPITAVVARSSANVQAGAKTRISRTLHGLWLLAFALLLPQVLALIPISVLAGVLVHSGWKLFAPEEFPKMWRQDRGEFVVMTVTTLVIVATALLEGVLVGLAAGIVLAALRMSQTVIRQHIEDDTAKVVMAGNATFLRLPQVIEALESAAASGRPRIRLDLTGVTHLDHACRNQVEEFTAQQRGLGLRVELLMPGPAKTEVPAAAAPAPAPPANVESAPLPGPGAEWFYLDTRPLSDEYGRGYDDYAQRPPLVG, encoded by the coding sequence ATGAGCGGGGCGCATGCGCGCGGGCGTACGCGCAGCAAGGGCAGCGCGCTGAAGAAGGGCGGCGTGCAGGAGAAGGGCGGCGCGCCGAAGTGGGGCGGCGCGACGTCACCGAAAACCGGGGGCGCCAAGCCCGACCTCGCCAACGAGATCACCGCCTCCCTCGTCGTCTTCCTCGTCGCCCTGCCCCTGTGCATTGGCGTGGCCGTCGCCTCCGGTGTCCCCGCCGAGCTCGGGATCATCTCCGGGGTGATCGGCGGCCTGGTCGTCGGAGTGGTCCGGGGCAGCACGCTGCAGGTCAGCGGGCCGGCCGCCGGGCTCGCGGCGCTGGTCGCGGAGACGGTGCTGGAGCACGGCGTGGCGATGCTCGGCGTGATCGTCCTGTTCTCGGGCATCCTGCAGATCGTCCTCGGTGTCGTACGCCTCGGGCGGATGTTCCAGGCGATCTCCCTCGCGGTGGTCCAGGGGATGCTGGCCGGCATCGGGCTGCCGCTGATGTTCAGCCAGGCCTACCCGATGGCCGACGCCAAGGCCCCCGGCACGCCGATCGAGAACATGGCCGGGATACCGGGCCTGTTCGCCGACATCCTGACCGACTCGCAGGCGATGATCGCCACGCTGCTCGGCGCCGCCACGATCGGCTTGAGCTTCCTGTGGAAGAAGGTGCCGGGCCCGGCGAAGAAGGTCCCGGCCGCGCTGGTCGCGGTCGGTATCGGCATCGCGGTCGCCGCGCTGCCCGGCGTGGACGTGAAGACGCTCCAGGTCGGCAATCTGCTGGCGTCTGTGCAGGTGCCGGGGGCCGAGCAGTTCGCGGGCCTCGCGGAGCCCGCGATCCTCACCTCCATCCTCACCTTCACGGTGATCGCCTCGGCGGAGAGCCTGTTCACCGCGGCCGCCGTGGACCGTATGCACAGCGGCCCGCGCACCCGCTACAACACCGAACTCATCGCCCAGGGCGCCGGCAACACCGTCGCGGGCATCCTCGGCGCCCTCCCGATCACCGCGGTCGTCGCCCGTAGCTCGGCCAACGTCCAGGCCGGTGCGAAGACCCGCATCTCCCGCACCCTGCACGGCCTGTGGCTTCTCGCCTTCGCCCTCCTGCTGCCGCAGGTCCTCGCCCTGATTCCGATCTCGGTGCTCGCGGGTGTCCTCGTGCACAGCGGCTGGAAGCTGTTCGCGCCGGAGGAGTTCCCGAAGATGTGGCGGCAGGACCGGGGCGAGTTCGTGGTGATGACGGTGACGACGCTGGTCATCGTGGCGACGGCGCTGCTGGAGGGTGTCCTCGTCGGGTTGGCCGCCGGGATCGTGCTGGCCGCCCTGCGCATGTCGCAGACGGTGATCCGACAGCACATCGAGGACGACACCGCGAAGGTCGTCATGGCCGGCAATGCGACCTTCCTACGGCTCCCGCAGGTCATCGAGGCCCTGGAGTCCGCGGCGGCCTCGGGCAGGCCCCGCATCCGCCTGGACCTGACCGGCGTGACCCATCTGGACCACGCCTGCCGCAACCAGGTCGAGGAGTTCACCGCGCAACAGCGGGGGCTGGGGCTGCGCGTGGAGCTGCTGATGCCGGGGCCGGCGAAGACGGAGGTACCTGCCGCCGCCGCGCCCGCGCCCGCGCCCCCGGCCAACGTCGAGTCGGCCCCGCTGCCGGGCCCCGGCGCCGAGTGGTTCTACCTGGACACACGGCCGCTGTCCGACGAGTACGGGCGAGGGTACGACGACTATGCGCAGCGGCCGCCGCTGGTGGGGTGA
- a CDS encoding carbonic anhydrase: MKALLERARSFRRRVDFESGEYRKLAEGQYPEALFITCSDSRVIPALITGARPGEIFELRNAGNIVAPYGSPGASGEAATIEYALEVLGVQDIIVCGHSHCGAMGALKSGDDLSALPGVDAWLQLARPELAPVLTTASDDPSLPDVAQGNVVNQLAVLRTYPVVRQRLDGGRLRLHGWYYEVDTGQVHELEGDGRFRVHTG; encoded by the coding sequence TTGAAGGCGTTGCTGGAGCGTGCCCGATCGTTCAGGCGTCGGGTGGATTTCGAGAGCGGTGAATACCGAAAACTGGCCGAGGGGCAATATCCCGAGGCGCTCTTCATTACCTGCTCGGACTCGCGGGTCATACCCGCCCTGATTACCGGCGCACGGCCCGGAGAGATATTCGAGCTGCGCAACGCGGGCAATATCGTGGCGCCGTACGGGAGCCCCGGTGCGTCCGGGGAGGCCGCCACCATCGAGTACGCACTGGAGGTGCTCGGGGTTCAGGACATCATCGTGTGCGGTCACTCACACTGCGGCGCGATGGGGGCGCTGAAGTCCGGCGACGACCTGTCCGCGCTGCCGGGCGTGGACGCCTGGCTGCAGCTGGCCCGCCCCGAACTGGCACCGGTCCTCACGACCGCCTCCGACGACCCGTCGCTGCCGGACGTGGCGCAGGGCAATGTCGTCAACCAGCTTGCCGTACTGCGGACTTACCCGGTGGTGCGGCAACGGCTGGACGGGGGGCGGCTGCGGCTGCACGGCTGGTACTACGAGGTCGACACCGGGCAGGTGCACGAGCTGGAGGGGGACGGTCGGTTCCGGGTGCATACCGGATGA
- a CDS encoding response regulator transcription factor encodes MGIRVLLIEDDETIAEPLTEGLGHFGLTVDHVTTGAEGLRRPYGDVVLLDLGLPDMDGIDVCRGIRQVSDVPVIILSARGEEADRVLGLELGADDYLAKPFSVRELVARVRAVTRRTQRTEAVAEPVRTPPPPVLPSPSSPPSPSSPPSPSSPPLPPSPPSFEEPGPSPSYAPGPLVVDRRTRQVWVGEAPVTLTPKEFELLALLTEDPGAVYSRQQILDRVWDPHYEGPTKTLDVHVASLRRKLGDPGWIQTLRGVGFRLAVQAEPGGQQVSSP; translated from the coding sequence ATGGGCATACGAGTGCTGCTCATCGAGGACGACGAGACGATCGCCGAGCCGCTCACCGAGGGTCTGGGTCACTTCGGGCTGACGGTGGATCACGTGACCACCGGGGCCGAGGGGCTGAGAAGGCCGTACGGCGATGTCGTCCTGCTCGACCTCGGGTTGCCGGACATGGACGGCATCGACGTGTGCCGGGGCATCCGGCAGGTCTCGGACGTGCCGGTCATCATCCTGAGTGCGCGGGGTGAGGAGGCCGACCGGGTACTGGGGCTCGAGCTGGGGGCGGACGACTATCTGGCGAAGCCGTTCAGCGTACGGGAGTTGGTGGCGCGGGTGCGGGCGGTGACCCGGCGGACCCAGCGCACGGAGGCGGTGGCGGAGCCGGTTCGCACCCCGCCACCCCCGGTGCTCCCGTCGCCCTCCTCGCCACCCTCGCCCTCGTCACCACCCTCGCCCTCGTCACCGCCCTTGCCGCCGTCGCCCCCGTCGTTCGAGGAACCCGGCCCCTCACCCTCGTACGCCCCCGGCCCGCTCGTCGTGGACCGCCGCACCCGGCAGGTCTGGGTCGGTGAGGCCCCCGTCACGCTCACCCCGAAGGAGTTCGAGCTGCTGGCGCTGCTGACCGAGGATCCGGGTGCGGTCTACTCCCGGCAGCAGATCCTGGACCGGGTCTGGGATCCGCACTACGAGGGCCCGACCAAGACGCTGGACGTCCATGTCGCCTCGCTGCGGCGGAAGTTGGGTGACCCGGGATGGATCCAGACGCTGCGCGGGGTCGGCTTCCGGCTGGCGGTGCAGGCCGAGCCGGGCGGGCAGCAGGTGTCCTCGCCGTGA
- a CDS encoding ATP-binding protein: MTRRLLLSYLSLAALVLLCLEIPLGFVYSRSERERVVSAAKDEAESVSAYASLSLSAGRAERDLPRRVVHCAERIGGKVVVVDAAGTLLATSHPLAAVMSSNLASRPGIAAALHGTSTVDVRTSTIGGVEYLSVAAPIRHSSGLQGAVWLTLPTRTVHERVHHVWLLLGLGGLGVLTAVAVVGFAIARWTGRPIRELERATDELADGGLAAPVTITKGPPEVRRLAAAFNRTAARLAHLLAAQHAFAGEASHQLKTPLAALRLRLENLEPSILDRGRGSLTAAVTETDRLSRMVEGLLAMARLEEDAATPGPVDVGAVCAERHRTWQPLFAKQGVCLVLFAGSVGPVLAVPGGVEQIVDNLLSNALRASPPGSTVTMELRLHVPARRALRDARPAWVDLHITDEGPGMTPEQRARAFDRFWRAPGAPKGGTGLGLSLVQRLAHASGGEASLHASAAGGLDAVIRLPSAEPPREVHGPGLDGAGQRKRAVPALRA, encoded by the coding sequence GTGACCCGTCGGCTGCTGCTCAGCTACCTCTCCCTCGCCGCGCTCGTCCTGCTCTGCCTGGAGATCCCGCTGGGCTTCGTCTACTCGCGCAGCGAGCGGGAGCGGGTGGTGAGCGCGGCGAAGGACGAGGCCGAGTCGGTCTCCGCGTACGCCTCGCTGTCCCTGAGCGCGGGCCGTGCCGAGCGGGACCTGCCGCGCCGGGTGGTGCACTGCGCCGAGCGCATCGGCGGGAAGGTGGTGGTCGTGGATGCCGCGGGCACCCTGCTCGCCACCTCGCACCCGCTGGCCGCCGTCATGTCGTCCAACCTCGCCTCCCGCCCCGGTATCGCGGCCGCCCTGCACGGCACCTCCACGGTGGACGTCCGCACGTCGACCATCGGCGGGGTCGAGTACCTCTCGGTCGCCGCGCCGATCCGGCACAGCTCGGGACTGCAGGGTGCCGTATGGCTCACGCTGCCGACCCGGACGGTGCACGAACGCGTCCATCACGTCTGGCTGTTGCTCGGCCTCGGCGGGCTCGGAGTGCTGACGGCGGTCGCGGTGGTCGGGTTCGCGATCGCCCGCTGGACCGGTCGGCCCATCCGTGAACTGGAGCGAGCCACGGACGAGTTGGCGGACGGCGGCCTGGCCGCGCCGGTGACGATCACGAAGGGGCCGCCCGAAGTGCGCCGCCTGGCCGCCGCGTTCAACCGTACGGCGGCCCGGCTCGCCCATCTCCTCGCCGCCCAGCACGCGTTCGCGGGCGAGGCCTCCCATCAGCTCAAGACGCCGCTCGCGGCGCTGCGGCTGAGGCTGGAGAACCTGGAGCCGAGCATCCTGGACCGCGGCCGGGGCAGTCTCACGGCCGCGGTGACCGAGACGGACCGGCTCTCCCGGATGGTCGAGGGCCTGCTGGCGATGGCCCGCCTGGAGGAGGACGCCGCCACGCCCGGCCCGGTCGACGTGGGCGCGGTCTGTGCGGAACGGCACCGCACCTGGCAGCCGCTGTTCGCGAAACAGGGGGTCTGCCTGGTCCTGTTCGCCGGCAGCGTGGGACCGGTGCTCGCGGTGCCGGGCGGGGTCGAGCAGATCGTGGACAACCTGCTGTCCAACGCCCTGCGTGCTTCCCCGCCGGGCAGCACCGTGACCATGGAGCTACGGCTCCATGTACCGGCCCGCCGCGCCCTGCGCGACGCCCGCCCCGCCTGGGTCGACCTGCACATCACCGACGAGGGCCCCGGCATGACCCCGGAACAGCGCGCCCGCGCCTTCGACCGCTTCTGGCGCGCGCCGGGCGCCCCCAAGGGCGGCACGGGACTCGGCCTCTCACTGGTCCAACGGCTCGCGCACGCGAGCGGCGGCGAGGCGAGCCTGCACGCCTCGGCCGCGGGCGGGCTGGACGCGGTGATCCGCCTGCCGTCGGCGGAGCCGCCGCGCGAGGTGCACGGGCCGGGCCTCGACGGAGCCGGGCAGCGGAAGCGGGCGGTGCCGGCGTTGCGGGCGTGA
- a CDS encoding alkaline phosphatase PhoX, protein MERRSLLRAAVLGGSAAVFGGTLSRGAAYAAPAQPGTGPYGPLGSPDANGIRLPSGFTSRVIARSGQTVTGTSYTWHNAPDGGACYADGSGWIYVSNSEINPSGGASAVKFSSTGAITAAYRILSSTRQNCAGGKTPWNTWLSCEEVSLGYVYETDPWGVNTATRRDAMGRFKHEAAAADPVRQVIYLTEDETNGRFYRFVPTTWGNLSSGTLQVMVAGSGTSGSFSWANVPDPDGSPTATRSQVSGSKSFNGGEGCHYANDTVWFTTKGDNRVWQLNLTSNTYELAYDDSLVNGTAPLTGVDNITGSSSGDLFVAEDGGNMEICLITPDDIVATFLRIDGQSSSEITGPAFSPDGTRLYFSSQRGTSGSSSGGITYEVTGPFRA, encoded by the coding sequence GTGGAACGTCGTAGCCTCCTGCGTGCGGCCGTCCTCGGCGGCTCTGCCGCCGTGTTCGGCGGAACCCTGTCGCGCGGCGCCGCGTACGCCGCGCCCGCCCAGCCCGGCACCGGTCCCTACGGGCCGCTGGGCTCCCCCGACGCCAACGGCATCAGACTCCCGAGCGGCTTCACCAGCCGTGTCATCGCCCGGTCCGGCCAGACGGTGACCGGCACGTCGTACACCTGGCACAACGCCCCCGACGGCGGCGCCTGTTACGCCGACGGCAGCGGCTGGATCTACGTCTCCAACTCCGAGATCAACCCCTCCGGCGGCGCGAGCGCGGTGAAATTCTCCTCGACGGGCGCGATCACAGCCGCGTACCGCATCCTCTCCTCCACCCGTCAGAACTGCGCGGGCGGCAAGACCCCGTGGAACACCTGGCTGTCCTGCGAGGAGGTGTCCCTCGGCTACGTCTACGAGACCGACCCGTGGGGCGTGAACACGGCGACCCGCCGGGACGCGATGGGCCGCTTCAAGCACGAGGCGGCTGCCGCCGACCCGGTGCGCCAGGTGATCTACCTGACCGAGGACGAGACGAACGGCCGCTTCTACCGCTTCGTCCCTACCACCTGGGGCAACCTCTCCTCCGGCACCCTCCAGGTCATGGTCGCGGGCAGCGGCACCTCGGGCTCCTTCAGCTGGGCGAACGTCCCCGACCCGGACGGCTCCCCGACGGCCACCCGCTCCCAGGTCTCCGGCTCCAAGTCCTTCAACGGCGGCGAGGGGTGCCACTACGCCAACGACACGGTGTGGTTCACGACCAAGGGCGACAACCGCGTCTGGCAGCTCAACCTGACGTCGAACACCTACGAGTTGGCGTACGACGACTCCCTCGTCAACGGCACGGCCCCGCTCACCGGCGTCGACAACATCACCGGTTCCTCCTCCGGCGACCTCTTCGTCGCCGAGGACGGCGGCAACATGGAGATCTGCCTGATCACCCCGGACGACATCGTCGCCACGTTCCTGCGGATCGACGGCCAGTCGAGCTCGGAGATCACGGGCCCGGCGTTCTCCCCGGACGGAACACGGCTGTACTTCTCCAGCCAGCGCGGCACGAGCGGCAGCTCGTCGGGCGGGATCACGTATGAGGTGACGGGCCCCTTCCGCGCATAG
- a CDS encoding excalibur calcium-binding domain-containing protein has protein sequence MTNPYTSAPMPQPPFRPAPGWARKRYALPALGLALFLGMGIGGASGQDSKSTDAKPAAASPRPTVTVTTTMTAPAEEPEPAPTVTATKTVKVTTTVTAAPAADSGSASDGDGDSSGADVYYGNCSEARAAGAAPVHRGEPGYGSHLDRDNDGVGCDS, from the coding sequence ATGACCAATCCGTACACCTCGGCACCCATGCCGCAGCCGCCCTTCCGCCCGGCCCCCGGATGGGCCCGCAAGCGCTACGCCCTTCCCGCGCTGGGGCTGGCCCTCTTCCTGGGCATGGGCATCGGCGGCGCGTCAGGACAGGACTCGAAGTCCACCGACGCGAAGCCCGCGGCGGCCTCGCCGCGCCCCACGGTCACCGTCACGACGACCATGACGGCACCCGCGGAAGAGCCCGAGCCGGCGCCGACGGTGACCGCCACGAAGACGGTCAAGGTCACCACGACGGTCACCGCGGCACCCGCGGCGGACAGCGGCTCCGCCTCTGACGGCGACGGCGACTCGTCCGGCGCCGACGTCTACTACGGCAACTGCAGCGAGGCCCGGGCGGCCGGTGCCGCCCCCGTCCACCGGGGTGAGCCCGGCTACGGCTCCCACCTCGACCGCGACAACGACGGCGTGGGCTGCGACAGCTGA
- a CDS encoding ATP-binding protein: MTTLFLTVGLPGAGKTTRARQLAKEHSALRLTPDEWMLPLFGDPQPEGKRDVLEGRLLWLGLEALRLGTDVVLDFGCWSRDERSAIRWLVMSVGASCQLVYVPVDHETQRARVAHRQSTTPHQTFAMSETDLVHWRTLFEEPDVAELEGHGVGGPPPGWSGWLEWATDRWPSLA, translated from the coding sequence GTGACGACGTTGTTCCTGACGGTTGGCCTGCCCGGGGCCGGAAAGACCACGAGGGCTCGGCAGCTGGCCAAGGAGCACAGCGCTCTGCGGCTGACGCCGGATGAGTGGATGCTCCCGCTGTTCGGCGATCCGCAGCCGGAGGGGAAGCGCGATGTGCTGGAAGGACGGCTGCTCTGGCTTGGTCTGGAGGCGCTCAGGTTGGGAACCGACGTGGTCCTGGATTTCGGATGCTGGTCTCGTGACGAGAGATCCGCGATCCGCTGGTTGGTGATGTCTGTGGGCGCGTCTTGTCAGCTTGTGTATGTGCCGGTGGACCATGAGACCCAACGTGCTCGGGTCGCCCATCGCCAGTCGACCACCCCTCATCAGACCTTCGCGATGAGCGAGACGGACCTCGTGCACTGGAGGACGCTGTTCGAGGAGCCCGATGTCGCGGAACTCGAGGGCCATGGGGTTGGAGGTCCGCCTCCTGGCTGGTCAGGTTGGCTGGAGTGGGCTACCGATCGGTGGCCGTCACTCGCGTGA
- a CDS encoding transposase, whose amino-acid sequence MDLRLGGDVLQPNPVDRGKSGSKLHVLSEAQGVPLVVGTSGADTNDSLALKPLVIGIPAVRSRRGPRRKHPAKLRADKAYHCADILSWLRERDIVARIARPGIESSERLGRHRWEIERSPGCSATAASPSGTNEKAATSSPSSASPPP is encoded by the coding sequence GTGGATCTCCGCCTCGGTGGTGACGTTCTCCAGCCCAACCCGGTCGACCGCGGTAAATCCGGCAGCAAGCTGCACGTGTTGTCCGAGGCTCAGGGCGTCCCGCTGGTGGTCGGCACCTCCGGCGCGGACACCAACGACAGCCTGGCCCTCAAGCCTCTGGTGATAGGGATACCGGCCGTGCGGTCCCGGCGTGGACCGCGCCGCAAGCACCCCGCCAAACTCCGCGCCGACAAGGCTTACCACTGCGCCGACATCCTTTCCTGGCTGCGGGAACGCGACATCGTCGCCCGGATCGCCCGGCCGGGCATCGAGTCCTCCGAACGGCTCGGGCGGCACCGCTGGGAGATCGAGCGGTCTCCTGGCTGTTCGGCTACCGCCGCCTCACCATCCGGTACGAACGAAAAGGCAGCCACCTCCTCGCCTTCCTCGGCCTCGCCGCCGCCCTGA